In Alkalihalobacillus sp. FSL W8-0930, a single window of DNA contains:
- the gndA gene encoding NADP-dependent phosphogluconate dehydrogenase, protein MEKQNIGIIGVGVMGKSLALNLESHGYSVSMYDVSTERVKRIVELEKKERLVGTFSLQEFVSSLESPKKILLMVQAGAVTDSVINELVPLLEPNDIVMDGGNTYYTDTIRRNETLAKSGIHFIGTGVSGGEEGALKGPSIMPGGQKEAYELVRPMFEKISAKVNGEPCTTYIGPDGAGHYVKMVHNGIEYGDMQLICEAYWLMREHLGMSSEELHQTFKEWNDGELNSYLIEITADIFTKIDEKTGKPLVDVILDTAAQKGTGKWTSQNSLDLGVPLPIITESVFARFVSAMKDERKKASTILPKAAGSPAEATREEWIESIRQALYFSKVISYAQGFSQLRFASEEFNWDLQYGQIASIFRGGCIIRAGFLQNIMDAYEKEPQLNNLLLDSYFVDIAKNYQQSLRDIVSLAAQTGLPTPGFASALSYYDSYRSETLPANLLQAQRDYFGAHTYKRIDEDGVFHTNWLES, encoded by the coding sequence ATGGAAAAACAAAACATTGGTATTATTGGTGTTGGCGTAATGGGTAAAAGCCTTGCACTAAACCTTGAAAGTCACGGGTATTCCGTTTCAATGTACGATGTTTCAACTGAGCGTGTAAAACGCATCGTGGAACTCGAAAAAAAGGAACGACTTGTTGGTACATTTAGCCTTCAGGAATTTGTTTCTTCATTAGAGAGCCCTAAGAAAATTTTATTAATGGTACAAGCTGGTGCCGTTACCGATTCTGTCATTAATGAATTAGTTCCTCTATTGGAGCCTAATGATATTGTTATGGATGGTGGAAATACATATTATACTGATACCATTCGTCGAAATGAAACACTCGCAAAATCAGGCATCCACTTTATCGGAACTGGCGTTTCAGGTGGTGAAGAAGGAGCGTTAAAAGGACCTTCAATCATGCCTGGTGGACAAAAAGAAGCATACGAGCTTGTTCGCCCTATGTTTGAAAAGATTTCTGCAAAAGTAAACGGCGAACCTTGTACCACTTATATCGGACCAGATGGCGCAGGTCATTATGTGAAAATGGTTCATAATGGTATTGAATATGGAGACATGCAACTCATTTGTGAAGCCTACTGGTTAATGAGAGAGCATCTAGGCATGTCATCCGAAGAGTTACACCAAACATTCAAGGAATGGAACGATGGTGAACTGAATAGCTATCTAATTGAGATTACAGCTGATATCTTCACGAAGATTGATGAGAAAACAGGAAAACCTCTTGTTGATGTTATTCTTGATACGGCTGCTCAAAAAGGAACAGGAAAATGGACAAGTCAAAATTCACTTGATCTAGGTGTTCCACTTCCAATTATCACAGAATCTGTGTTTGCGCGTTTTGTCTCTGCCATGAAGGACGAACGTAAAAAAGCAAGTACAATTCTACCAAAAGCCGCGGGTAGCCCTGCTGAAGCAACACGTGAAGAGTGGATTGAGTCCATTCGCCAAGCGTTATATTTCAGTAAGGTTATCTCATACGCTCAAGGCTTCTCTCAGCTACGCTTTGCCTCTGAGGAATTTAATTGGGATCTTCAATATGGCCAAATCGCAAGTATTTTCCGTGGTGGTTGCATTATCCGTGCTGGCTTCCTACAAAACATCATGGATGCATACGAAAAAGAGCCTCAATTAAACAATCTGCTTCTAGACTCTTATTTCGTGGACATTGCGAAGAACTATCAGCAATCATTACGTGACATCGTATCACTTGCTGCTCAGACTGGTTTGCCTACTCCAGGCTTCGCTAGCGCCCTGTCATACTATGATAGCTATCGTTCAGAAACATTGCCTGCAAACCTTCTACAAGCTCAACGTGATTACTTTGGAGCCCATACGTACAAACGTATTGACGAAGATGGCGTATTCCACACAAACTGGTTAGAGTCTTAA
- the zwf gene encoding glucose-6-phosphate dehydrogenase encodes MQNSEQPKSIIVIFGATGDLAKRKLFPSLFRLFQQGSISEQFAVVGIGRREWSDETLRNQVRESIQSEIKGDHTNLDEFCNQFYYKPFNVTSQESYTDLKNMLETLDERYQIGGNRIFYMAMAPEFFGTIAQYLKSEGVTDTEGWTRLVIEKPFGHDLPSAEKLNSEIREAFHEDEIYRIDHYLGKEMVQNIQVIRFANAVFEPLWNNQHIANIQVTSSEQLGVEDRGGYYENSGALRDMVQNHLMQMVTLLAMEPPLRLSTEEIRSEKIKVLRALRPIRNQKVIESFVRAQYGQGTYKGESVQGYLKENNVSPESQTETYVAGKLLIDNYRWAGVPFYIRTGKRMAAKSTKIVIEFKPQPHNLYHDKVENNGANLLVIHIQPDEGMSLMLNGKKIGTTGDTSPVNLNYSNNGIDGINTPEAYERLLYDCMIGDATNFAHWDEVNLSWAYIDAISEAWDEDQTKLPSYPSGSMGPKEADELLEGDGFKWWPIEDM; translated from the coding sequence ATGCAAAACAGTGAGCAGCCTAAATCAATTATTGTTATTTTTGGAGCAACAGGAGATCTGGCTAAAAGAAAGCTATTTCCTTCACTTTTTCGTTTATTTCAGCAAGGTAGCATTAGCGAGCAATTTGCCGTTGTTGGGATAGGAAGAAGAGAATGGTCAGATGAGACACTCAGAAATCAAGTAAGAGAGTCCATCCAATCAGAAATCAAGGGCGATCATACAAACTTAGATGAGTTTTGTAATCAATTCTATTACAAGCCATTTAATGTAACGAGCCAGGAATCATATACAGATTTGAAAAACATGCTTGAAACACTCGATGAGCGTTATCAAATTGGTGGAAACCGTATTTTCTACATGGCGATGGCCCCAGAGTTCTTTGGAACAATTGCTCAATACCTGAAATCTGAAGGTGTTACCGATACTGAAGGATGGACAAGGCTTGTGATCGAAAAGCCGTTTGGTCACGATCTACCTTCAGCTGAGAAATTAAACAGTGAAATCCGTGAAGCCTTCCATGAAGACGAAATTTATCGGATTGATCATTACTTAGGTAAAGAGATGGTTCAAAATATTCAGGTGATTCGTTTTGCAAATGCAGTGTTTGAACCTTTATGGAACAATCAGCACATTGCGAACATTCAAGTAACGTCAAGTGAACAGCTTGGTGTTGAGGATCGTGGTGGGTATTATGAGAATTCTGGTGCTCTTAGAGACATGGTACAAAACCACTTAATGCAAATGGTCACACTTCTTGCAATGGAGCCACCATTACGTCTTAGCACGGAAGAAATTCGTAGTGAAAAAATTAAGGTGTTACGTGCATTAAGACCGATCAGAAACCAAAAGGTCATTGAATCCTTTGTTCGAGCACAATACGGCCAAGGAACATATAAAGGGGAGTCTGTTCAAGGATACTTAAAAGAAAACAATGTATCGCCAGAATCTCAAACTGAAACATATGTAGCAGGAAAATTATTAATTGATAACTACCGCTGGGCAGGTGTGCCTTTCTACATTCGAACAGGAAAACGTATGGCAGCTAAATCAACAAAGATTGTGATTGAATTCAAGCCACAACCACATAATCTATATCATGACAAAGTTGAGAACAATGGTGCCAACCTGCTTGTTATTCACATTCAACCGGATGAAGGCATGAGCTTAATGCTTAACGGGAAGAAAATCGGTACAACAGGTGATACTAGTCCAGTTAACTTAAATTATTCGAACAATGGCATAGACGGAATTAATACGCCGGAAGCCTACGAACGTTTACTTTATGATTGCATGATTGGTGACGCGACAAACTTTGCGCATTGGGATGAGGTTAATCTTTCATGGGCCTATATTGACGCAATTAGTGAAGCATGGGATGAAGACCAAACCAAGCTTCCATCCTATCCATCTGGATCCATGGGACCAAAAGAAGCGGACGAGCTACTTGAGGGCGACGGATTCAAATGGTGGCCTATTGAGGACATGTAG
- a CDS encoding ABC transporter permease subunit encodes MNKWINNPVLMKEIKLRFRSFKSYLGIAIYLTVLGLLVLGYMGAYMSFDANHAFQPAESRGIFLVLCLFQLALFIFVTPGLTAGVISSERERQTLPILLTTAQSSSVIIISKMIASLAYLLVYLIASLPLYTMVFLYGGVSPSLLLSAIGIFVLTMITIAAIGIWTSTFFQKTIVSMVSSYGIAFFLTGGFALITLMMSIFGDAYTVDGAGFPWPFILASINIPIMLYGLFDQSPLILLQEYSGWSFSPWWFFVSFYLLLISLLLFTAIRRLRPRMKKSGTTPSYE; translated from the coding sequence ATGAATAAATGGATAAACAATCCCGTGTTAATGAAAGAAATAAAGTTAAGATTCCGCTCGTTTAAAAGCTATCTAGGTATCGCAATCTACTTAACAGTGCTTGGTTTACTCGTCCTTGGGTATATGGGTGCGTATATGAGCTTTGATGCAAATCATGCCTTTCAGCCTGCGGAAAGTAGGGGGATCTTTCTAGTTCTTTGTTTGTTTCAACTCGCTTTATTTATTTTTGTGACACCAGGATTAACAGCAGGTGTTATTAGTTCCGAGAGAGAGCGTCAAACACTCCCTATTCTATTAACGACCGCTCAATCTTCTTCAGTTATTATTATTAGTAAAATGATCGCTTCGCTTGCTTATTTATTGGTTTATCTCATTGCATCTTTGCCGTTATATACAATGGTCTTTCTTTATGGTGGAGTTTCACCTTCACTTTTACTATCAGCAATCGGTATATTTGTTCTTACTATGATAACAATCGCAGCTATTGGTATTTGGACATCGACCTTTTTTCAAAAAACGATTGTTTCGATGGTCTCTTCATATGGGATAGCTTTCTTTCTAACGGGAGGATTTGCGTTAATTACGTTGATGATGAGTATTTTTGGAGATGCCTATACAGTAGATGGGGCAGGCTTTCCATGGCCTTTTATCCTTGCATCCATTAACATTCCAATTATGCTCTACGGATTATTTGATCAATCCCCACTAATCCTTCTTCAGGAGTACTCCGGTTGGAGCTTTAGTCCGTGGTGGTTTTTTGTGAGCTTTTATCTGTTGCTTATCTCACTCCTGTTGTTTACTGCCATTCGTAGGTTAAGACCGCGGATGAAAAAATCAGGAACAACACCGTCATACGAATAG
- a CDS encoding ABC transporter ATP-binding protein, translating to MIETIDLTKRYGSNTALNGLNIHVKKGTVYGLVGQNGAGKSTTFQILATLMVPTSGTALIDGIDVSANPSEVRRKIGYMPDFFGVYDQLRTSEYLDFYGASYGLSISERKKLIPELLELVQLSHKINDYVDVLSRGMKQRLCLARCLIHNPEVLILDEPASGLDPRARVEMRDILRSLKSMNKTIIISSHILPELAEMCDQIGVVDQGTLVANGSVSDIHDKLQQQKVIQIRTFGAHVEVISFLEREEDVLSIHTLKEGEIEFEYKGSDFDQKDLLKRAIEANLPLLSFNQVDTDLEDIFMDITKGVDNR from the coding sequence ATGATTGAAACCATAGATCTGACAAAGCGTTACGGATCGAATACGGCACTTAACGGGCTAAATATTCATGTGAAAAAAGGGACGGTTTACGGGCTAGTTGGACAGAACGGGGCAGGCAAATCAACTACGTTCCAAATTCTAGCAACGTTAATGGTTCCGACTTCTGGTACGGCCTTAATCGATGGAATTGATGTGAGTGCAAACCCTTCAGAAGTTAGACGTAAAATTGGTTACATGCCAGATTTCTTTGGGGTATATGATCAATTACGAACATCCGAGTATTTAGATTTTTATGGTGCAAGTTATGGATTGTCGATTTCAGAGCGTAAGAAACTGATTCCAGAATTACTAGAACTTGTTCAACTATCTCATAAAATAAATGATTACGTTGATGTGCTGTCTCGAGGAATGAAGCAGAGGTTATGTTTAGCAAGATGTCTCATTCATAATCCTGAGGTACTTATCTTAGATGAACCAGCATCGGGCTTAGACCCACGGGCGCGAGTTGAAATGCGCGACATTCTACGCAGCTTAAAGTCAATGAATAAAACCATTATCATTTCTTCTCATATTTTACCCGAGCTTGCAGAGATGTGTGATCAAATAGGTGTTGTAGACCAAGGAACGTTAGTCGCGAATGGTAGTGTAAGTGATATTCATGATAAACTTCAACAACAAAAAGTGATACAAATTCGGACATTTGGTGCGCATGTTGAGGTCATATCCTTTCTAGAGAGGGAAGAGGATGTATTGAGTATTCATACCTTGAAGGAAGGCGAAATTGAATTTGAATATAAGGGCTCTGACTTTGATCAGAAGGACCTGCTAAAGCGAGCGATTGAAGCAAACTTACCATTATTGAGCTTCAACCAGGTTGACACTGATTTAGAGGATATCTTTATGGATATCACAAAAGGAGTGGACAACCGATGA
- a CDS encoding methyl-accepting chemotaxis protein, with translation MTIVDGLVASMPFIKQMLKGDVALSVYDHEKVLYWCDSDSLKIGQKPGDPLVEPHTNFKDIKNNDVTYGEIPEELFGVAFDVVFVPIKDETGQIVAILTANFSHKNKKKLNELMSQTSAISDNLLSGIQQVAAHSEQLSATSDQLLKNAVKTVDESGSVAEITNFIGDISRQTNLIGLNAAIEAARVGQAGAGFGVVATEVRKLSDETKKAANQIDENVSNVQNSVKRMQEEISDISSASSDQAQLVATFMENIESLNEQNKRFEKFVKDLNSV, from the coding sequence ATGACTATCGTTGATGGATTAGTTGCGAGTATGCCATTTATAAAGCAAATGCTTAAAGGGGATGTCGCATTATCTGTATATGATCATGAAAAAGTATTATACTGGTGTGACAGTGATTCTTTAAAAATTGGCCAAAAACCAGGGGATCCTCTAGTTGAACCACATACAAATTTTAAAGATATTAAAAATAACGATGTAACGTATGGGGAGATTCCAGAGGAATTATTTGGAGTGGCCTTTGATGTGGTATTTGTTCCAATAAAAGATGAGACAGGACAGATTGTTGCTATTTTAACAGCGAACTTTAGTCACAAAAACAAAAAGAAGTTAAATGAATTAATGAGCCAGACGTCAGCGATTTCAGATAATTTGTTGAGCGGGATCCAACAAGTAGCTGCACATTCTGAACAACTTTCAGCTACATCTGATCAGTTATTGAAAAATGCTGTAAAAACAGTAGATGAATCAGGCAGTGTTGCTGAGATTACAAACTTTATTGGTGATATATCCAGACAGACAAACTTAATTGGGTTAAATGCAGCGATTGAGGCCGCACGTGTGGGTCAAGCGGGTGCAGGCTTCGGCGTCGTAGCAACAGAAGTTCGTAAGCTTTCTGATGAAACAAAAAAAGCGGCCAATCAGATTGATGAAAATGTATCAAATGTACAAAACTCGGTTAAACGAATGCAAGAAGAAATTAGTGACATTTCGAGTGCTTCATCTGATCAGGCGCAATTGGTTGCCACATTTATGGAAAATATAGAATCATTAAACGAACAAAATAAGCGATTTGAAAAATTCGTTAAAGATTTAAATAGCGTATGA
- a CDS encoding methyl-accepting chemotaxis protein: MEFVEGLTKNMPLLKKAFKGDVALSLFDKEKIIFFSGSATLDINAKAGDPLEKGFENFSCINNNDVTYTVIPEELYGHAYDITYIPFLDNDNQILAVLSINISRRELDRIEELMGETSEISDQLLSGIQQVAAHSQQLSATSDQLLKNAVKTVDQSNAVAEVTNFIGDISRQTNLIGLNAAIEAARVGQAGAGFGVVATEVRKLSDETKKAANQIDQTLSNIQGSIKQMQQEISDITDASNDQAQLVTDFMKNIETLNQQNQEFKKYVQSLNDL; this comes from the coding sequence ATGGAGTTTGTTGAAGGTTTAACGAAAAATATGCCATTGTTAAAAAAAGCGTTCAAAGGTGATGTGGCTTTGAGCCTATTTGACAAAGAAAAGATCATATTTTTTAGTGGAAGTGCCACCCTTGATATTAATGCGAAAGCAGGGGATCCGCTTGAAAAAGGCTTTGAAAATTTTAGTTGCATTAATAATAATGATGTAACCTATACTGTGATACCAGAAGAACTCTATGGACATGCGTATGATATTACGTATATCCCCTTTTTAGATAATGATAATCAAATCTTGGCCGTACTAAGTATAAACATCAGTCGTCGGGAACTCGATCGAATTGAAGAATTGATGGGGGAAACCTCGGAGATTTCAGATCAGCTTCTAAGTGGAATTCAGCAGGTTGCTGCGCATTCACAGCAGCTATCTGCAACCTCAGACCAGCTATTAAAAAATGCAGTAAAAACGGTAGATCAATCAAACGCAGTGGCTGAAGTGACGAATTTTATTGGCGATATATCAAGACAGACAAACCTGATTGGCTTAAATGCAGCAATAGAGGCGGCAAGAGTAGGTCAAGCGGGTGCAGGCTTTGGAGTAGTTGCAACAGAAGTCCGCAAACTTTCAGATGAAACAAAAAAAGCAGCCAATCAAATTGATCAGACGTTGTCGAACATTCAAGGGTCCATTAAACAAATGCAACAGGAAATCAGTGATATTACAGATGCATCAAATGATCAAGCCCAGTTAGTGACAGATTTCATGAAAAACATAGAGACACTTAACCAACAAAATCAAGAATTTAAAAAATATGTTCAGTCATTAAATGATTTATAA
- the mgrA gene encoding L-glyceraldehyde 3-phosphate reductase: MSYVAAEQRYSTMPYRRTGNSGLKLPALSLGLWHNFGGVDSYENGRAMVRSAFDHGITHFDLANNYGPPAGSAEEMFGRILQTDFAPYRDELIISSKAGYYMWPGPYGEWGSKKNLIASLDQSLQRMKLDYVDIFYSHRPDPDTPLEETMGALHQIVRQGKALYVGISSYSPAETKEAARILADLGTPLLIHQPNYSMLNRGIEDELLGVLNENGVGSIAFCALAQGLLTNKYLDGSVPLDSRAGGASRFLSQEQINQDVVNRLNRLNEIAHERGQTLAQMSLAWVLREGQITSALIGASRVSQIKENVQALKNLSFSTEELKEIDLILQ; the protein is encoded by the coding sequence TTGAGTTACGTTGCTGCTGAACAAAGATACAGTACTATGCCTTACCGTCGAACGGGCAATTCCGGTTTAAAACTACCTGCCTTGTCACTTGGGCTATGGCACAACTTTGGTGGTGTAGATTCATATGAGAATGGTCGTGCGATGGTAAGGAGTGCATTTGATCATGGGATTACTCATTTTGATTTAGCGAATAATTATGGACCTCCTGCAGGTTCAGCAGAGGAAATGTTTGGGCGAATTCTTCAAACGGACTTTGCACCGTATCGGGATGAGCTTATTATCTCTTCAAAAGCAGGCTATTATATGTGGCCAGGTCCTTACGGAGAGTGGGGCTCTAAGAAAAACCTCATTGCAAGTCTTGACCAAAGCTTACAGCGGATGAAATTAGATTATGTTGATATTTTTTATTCTCATCGACCAGATCCGGATACGCCATTAGAAGAAACGATGGGTGCCTTGCATCAAATCGTTCGTCAGGGGAAAGCCCTCTATGTTGGCATATCAAGTTATAGTCCTGCCGAAACGAAAGAAGCCGCTCGCATTCTTGCTGATCTAGGAACACCACTCCTCATCCATCAACCGAACTATTCCATGCTAAATCGCGGAATAGAAGATGAGTTACTAGGAGTATTAAACGAAAATGGAGTAGGCTCTATTGCATTTTGTGCGTTAGCACAGGGGCTTTTAACGAACAAATACTTAGACGGATCTGTGCCTCTTGATTCACGGGCGGGTGGAGCAAGTCGTTTCCTTAGTCAAGAACAAATCAATCAAGATGTGGTCAATCGCTTAAACCGATTAAACGAGATTGCACATGAACGAGGTCAAACGCTTGCACAAATGTCATTAGCCTGGGTGCTTAGAGAAGGGCAAATCACATCAGCACTAATCGGGGCAAGCAGAGTCAGTCAAATTAAGGAGAATGTTCAAGCTCTAAAGAATCTGTCATTCTCGACTGAAGAATTAAAGGAGATTGATTTAATCCTACAATAA
- a CDS encoding NupC/NupG family nucleoside CNT transporter, translating to MKYIIGGLGLLLFLVIAWLASSNKKQVKLRPIIVMIVLQFILGYILLVTSVGQFIISGIANGFERLLNYAAEGIQFVFGGLMNPGESPFFMNVLLPIVFISALIGILQHWRILPFIVKYIGFALSKINGMGKLESYNAVASAILGQSEVFISLKKQLHLLPKHRMYTLCASAMSTVSMSIVGAYMTLINPAYVVTAIVLNLFGGFIIASIINPYHVTEEEDLIVVEEEERQSFFEMLGEYIMDGFKVAVVVAAMLLGFVALIAMINGIFNAILGISFQDLLGYIFAPFAFLMGVPWNEAVYSGSIMATKLVSNEFVAMQILSEGAGSLSDRSEAIVSVFLVSFANFSSIGIISGAVKGLNEEKGNMVARFGLKLLFGATLVSFLTATVVGLIY from the coding sequence TTGAAGTATATTATTGGAGGACTTGGATTACTCCTCTTTTTGGTCATTGCCTGGCTTGCAAGTAGTAATAAAAAGCAGGTAAAACTACGTCCAATCATTGTTATGATTGTCTTGCAATTTATTTTAGGATACATACTACTCGTTACGAGTGTTGGACAATTTATCATTAGTGGGATAGCGAACGGATTTGAACGGTTGCTGAACTATGCTGCTGAAGGGATTCAATTTGTGTTTGGAGGTTTGATGAATCCAGGGGAATCTCCTTTTTTTATGAATGTGTTATTGCCTATTGTATTTATCTCTGCCTTAATCGGTATTCTACAGCATTGGAGAATTCTACCCTTCATTGTTAAATACATTGGATTTGCCTTAAGTAAAATAAATGGAATGGGTAAATTAGAATCCTACAATGCGGTGGCCTCAGCTATATTGGGACAATCTGAGGTATTTATTTCATTAAAAAAACAGCTACATCTACTACCTAAACACCGTATGTATACATTATGTGCATCTGCGATGTCTACCGTATCTATGTCAATTGTTGGAGCATATATGACCTTAATTAATCCGGCTTATGTTGTGACAGCTATTGTCTTAAACTTATTTGGTGGCTTTATTATCGCATCTATTATTAATCCGTATCACGTAACTGAGGAGGAGGATTTAATCGTCGTGGAAGAAGAAGAGAGACAATCCTTCTTCGAAATGCTAGGCGAATACATCATGGATGGTTTTAAAGTAGCCGTTGTGGTCGCCGCCATGCTTCTTGGTTTTGTCGCATTAATCGCGATGATTAACGGAATCTTTAATGCAATCCTCGGCATTTCATTCCAAGACTTACTTGGTTATATTTTTGCTCCATTTGCGTTCTTAATGGGTGTACCTTGGAATGAGGCTGTGTACTCAGGCAGCATTATGGCAACAAAGCTTGTCTCAAATGAGTTTGTCGCCATGCAAATTCTCTCTGAAGGTGCTGGTTCATTAAGTGATCGATCAGAAGCCATTGTATCTGTTTTCCTAGTATCCTTCGCTAACTTTTCGTCTATCGGAATTATATCCGGTGCAGTAAAAGGATTAAATGAAGAGAAGGGGAATATGGTTGCCAGGTTTGGTTTAAAGTTATTATTTGGAGCCACCTTAGTTAGCTTCCTAACTGCTACAGTTGTTGGATTAATCTATTAA
- a CDS encoding MOSC domain-containing protein gives MENYQLVHVAVGKPKVMQYAGNKEMSTAIKKQTTDRVLLKVDGFEGDGVADLKHHGGVERAVCFYADERYKYWNDIYQDSLDTAAFGENITVSGMLEDEVCIGDVYQIGEAIVVITQGRVPCNTIDRRTGLDGLFKQMIETGYTGYFAKVVEEGVITSNSVIRLIDKGKQRISVLQANRLFFQQVKDKNQIELLLQEKDLAEKWRIHFERLLSKIL, from the coding sequence ATGGAAAATTATCAATTAGTACATGTTGCAGTCGGAAAGCCAAAAGTTATGCAATACGCTGGAAACAAAGAAATGAGTACGGCAATAAAAAAACAGACAACAGATCGGGTGTTACTTAAGGTAGACGGTTTTGAGGGAGACGGAGTAGCTGATTTAAAACATCATGGTGGGGTAGAACGCGCGGTTTGTTTTTATGCGGATGAACGTTATAAATACTGGAATGACATCTATCAAGATTCTCTTGATACAGCAGCCTTTGGTGAAAATATAACGGTTAGTGGAATGCTTGAAGACGAGGTTTGTATCGGCGATGTCTATCAAATTGGTGAGGCAATTGTAGTCATTACACAGGGGCGCGTCCCGTGTAACACAATTGATCGCAGGACTGGACTAGATGGGCTGTTCAAACAGATGATTGAAACAGGCTACACTGGCTACTTTGCAAAAGTAGTAGAAGAGGGAGTAATTACTTCAAACTCAGTGATTAGGCTGATTGATAAAGGTAAACAAAGAATTTCTGTCCTTCAAGCAAATCGTTTATTCTTTCAACAAGTAAAAGATAAAAATCAAATTGAGTTGCTTTTACAAGAAAAGGATTTAGCAGAGAAGTGGAGAATTCATTTTGAACGATTGTTATCAAAAATTCTCTAG
- a CDS encoding glycosyltransferase family 4 protein — MRIALFTDTYHPQINGVATSIMVLEKYLQQRGHDVYVFTSSDSHADLTEENGKVFRFPSLGALFVPERRLAVAGLSRASQLIENLDIDLIHTHTEFSMGVMGKILAKKYHLPCIHTYHTMYKDYLHYIAKGKLIPPSLVGVLSRLYCKKTYAVIAPTEKVKKQLELYNIRGSIRTIPTGIDFGTFKRDFKRIEAVQHIKEKLQLQPNDTILLSVGRIAQEKNMRALIESLPVILRKQPSVKLVMVGDGPEKKELMQLTKKFGLTEYVRFTGAIPWSDIPAYYHMADLFLSASTSETQGLTYIEAMASGLPVVAKKDPSIEELIIDQKTGFLFKDDHELAETLILILNQPERFRSIKQQAKRHIERLSAEHFANQMEQVYEEAVYSYATSHHLFRTLNKKERLS, encoded by the coding sequence ATGAGAATTGCATTATTTACAGATACGTACCATCCACAAATTAATGGTGTCGCTACCTCTATTATGGTTCTTGAAAAATATCTTCAACAAAGAGGTCACGATGTGTACGTTTTTACTTCTTCAGATTCCCATGCTGACCTTACAGAAGAAAATGGAAAGGTTTTTCGTTTCCCAAGCTTAGGAGCTTTATTTGTACCAGAACGTCGCTTAGCCGTTGCAGGACTGTCAAGAGCTTCTCAGCTCATTGAAAACTTAGACATTGACCTTATTCATACGCACACTGAATTTTCAATGGGTGTAATGGGGAAAATACTAGCGAAGAAATATCATCTTCCTTGTATTCATACGTATCATACGATGTACAAGGATTATCTCCATTACATTGCAAAGGGAAAATTAATCCCCCCTTCTCTTGTTGGAGTCTTATCACGTCTATATTGTAAAAAGACATATGCTGTTATTGCTCCTACAGAAAAGGTAAAAAAACAGTTAGAACTATACAACATACGTGGATCCATTCGCACAATCCCTACAGGCATTGATTTTGGAACGTTTAAGCGAGATTTTAAACGAATTGAAGCAGTCCAACATATAAAAGAAAAGCTACAGCTTCAGCCTAACGATACGATTTTATTAAGTGTAGGAAGAATTGCTCAAGAAAAAAATATGCGCGCATTAATAGAGTCTCTTCCTGTCATTCTACGCAAGCAACCGTCAGTCAAGCTGGTGATGGTAGGTGATGGGCCTGAAAAGAAAGAACTCATGCAATTAACCAAAAAATTTGGCCTAACTGAATATGTAAGGTTTACAGGTGCCATCCCTTGGTCTGATATTCCAGCCTACTATCATATGGCCGACTTATTCTTAAGTGCCTCTACCTCTGAAACACAAGGCCTGACCTATATTGAAGCTATGGCTTCCGGATTGCCGGTCGTAGCAAAAAAAGATCCTAGTATTGAAGAGCTTATAATTGATCAAAAAACAGGATTCTTATTTAAAGACGACCATGAGCTCGCTGAAACACTTATCCTAATTTTAAATCAACCAGAACGATTTCGTTCCATTAAACAACAAGCAAAAAGGCATATTGAGCGCTTATCTGCTGAACATTTTGCCAATCAAATGGAGCAAGTTTATGAAGAAGCTGTGTATTCCTACGCAACATCGCATCACTTATTCCGAACACTTAACAAGAAAGAGAGACTCTCATGA